The proteins below are encoded in one region of Streptomyces marianii:
- a CDS encoding DUF2252 domain-containing protein: MSGTETVAYRRTASDEARIPEVTGFARRVPGGVPDFPRRDGKALRREVPRCSHATVVIPEGRPDAVRAVEESSRGRVPGLTPIRVGRMAATPFAFLRGSAGLMAHDLAGTPVTGVAAQICGDAHAGNFGLYGDARGSLVIDLNDFDETAVGPWEWDLKRLATSLVLAGREAGADEDVCRKAAFDTAGSYRRTMRLLAKLSVLDAWNAIADEELVSHADARDLVGTLERVSEKAKNNTSARFAAKSTEASEDGGRRFVDARPVLRRVSDAEAAAVATSLAGYLETVSEDRLPLLARYAIHDVAFRVVGTGSVGTRSYVVLLLDHRGEPLVLQVKEARPSVLVPHLAAAGFEVPRIPHEGRRVVMGQKRMQVVSDNLLGWTTVEGRPFQVRQFRNRKGSVDPAALAADHVDDYARMTGALLARAHAHSVDPRLVAGYCGKSEELDEAVAGFAVVYADRTEADHADLAAAVRSGRIAAELGV, translated from the coding sequence ATGAGTGGGACCGAAACGGTGGCGTACCGGCGGACGGCGTCGGACGAGGCGCGCATACCGGAGGTCACCGGCTTCGCCCGCCGGGTGCCGGGCGGTGTGCCGGACTTCCCCAGACGGGACGGCAAGGCTCTGCGCCGGGAGGTGCCGCGTTGTTCCCACGCCACGGTGGTGATCCCCGAGGGGCGGCCCGACGCGGTGCGGGCCGTGGAGGAGTCCAGCCGGGGCAGGGTCCCCGGGCTCACACCGATCCGCGTGGGAAGGATGGCAGCCACCCCGTTCGCCTTCCTGCGCGGCTCCGCCGGGCTGATGGCCCATGACCTGGCGGGCACGCCGGTCACGGGCGTCGCGGCACAGATCTGTGGCGACGCGCACGCGGGCAACTTCGGTCTGTACGGCGATGCACGCGGCAGTCTCGTGATCGACCTCAACGACTTCGACGAGACCGCCGTCGGCCCCTGGGAGTGGGACCTCAAACGGCTCGCCACCTCGCTCGTGCTCGCCGGCCGCGAGGCCGGCGCCGACGAGGACGTCTGCCGCAAGGCCGCGTTCGACACGGCCGGGTCGTACCGGCGCACGATGCGGCTGCTGGCGAAGCTCTCCGTACTGGACGCGTGGAATGCCATCGCGGACGAGGAGCTCGTCTCGCACGCCGACGCACGTGACCTGGTGGGCACCCTGGAGCGGGTCTCGGAGAAGGCCAAGAACAACACGAGCGCGCGTTTCGCCGCCAAGTCGACCGAGGCGTCGGAGGACGGCGGCCGGCGCTTCGTGGACGCCCGGCCGGTGCTGCGCCGGGTCTCCGACGCGGAGGCCGCGGCCGTCGCCACATCACTCGCCGGGTATCTGGAGACCGTCTCGGAGGATCGGCTGCCGCTGCTCGCGCGCTACGCGATCCACGATGTGGCCTTCCGGGTCGTCGGTACCGGCAGCGTGGGGACGCGGTCCTATGTGGTGCTGCTGCTGGACCACCGGGGTGAGCCGCTCGTGCTGCAGGTGAAGGAGGCACGGCCCTCCGTGCTGGTGCCGCATCTGGCCGCCGCCGGCTTCGAGGTTCCCAGAATCCCGCACGAAGGGCGTCGTGTGGTGATGGGCCAGAAACGGATGCAGGTGGTCAGCGACAACCTGCTGGGCTGGACGACGGTGGAGGGCCGTCCGTTCCAGGTGCGGCAGTTCCGCAACCGCAAGGGCAGCGTGGATCCCGCCGCCCTCGCGGCGGACCACGTGGACGACTACGCCCGTATGACCGGTGCGCTGCTGGCCAGGGCCCACGCGCACAGCGTCGATCCGCGACTGGTCGCCGGTTACTGCGGCAAGAGCGAGGAGCTGGACGAGGCCGTGGCCGGCTTCGCGGTGGTCTACGCGGACCGGACCGAGGCCGATCACGCCGATCTGGCCGCCGCCGTCCGCAGTGGACGGATAGCCGCCGAGCTGGGTGTGTGA
- a CDS encoding response regulator transcription factor produces MTGSPIRVVIADDEPLIRAGIRMILTSDQEIEVVAEGANGREAVELARSHRADVVLLDIQMPVMDGLTALPELRRAVPTARVIVLTTFGERDNVLRALEHGGAGFLLKDTAPAELIRAVRAAAAGDAYLSPAATRHVVDQLASGRVATRDEEARARVAALAAREREVLALLGEGLSNADAGRRLHMSEATVKTYVSRILAKLDCENRVQAALLARDAGL; encoded by the coding sequence GTGACCGGTTCGCCGATCCGGGTCGTGATCGCCGACGACGAGCCGCTGATCCGGGCCGGGATCCGGATGATCCTCACCTCCGATCAGGAGATAGAGGTCGTCGCCGAGGGGGCCAACGGCCGTGAGGCCGTCGAGCTGGCGCGGTCGCACCGGGCGGACGTGGTGCTGTTGGACATCCAGATGCCGGTGATGGACGGACTCACCGCGCTGCCCGAACTGCGCCGCGCGGTTCCCACCGCCCGCGTCATCGTGCTCACGACCTTCGGTGAGCGCGACAACGTACTACGAGCGCTGGAGCACGGCGGCGCGGGATTCCTGCTCAAGGACACCGCTCCGGCGGAGCTGATTCGCGCGGTGCGGGCGGCGGCGGCCGGGGATGCCTATCTCTCGCCGGCCGCCACGCGCCATGTCGTGGACCAGCTGGCCTCGGGGCGGGTGGCGACGCGCGACGAGGAGGCCAGGGCCAGAGTCGCGGCGCTGGCCGCCCGTGAGCGCGAGGTGCTGGCGCTGCTCGGGGAAGGCTTGTCCAACGCGGACGCCGGGCGCCGGCTGCATATGAGCGAGGCGACGGTGAAGACCTATGTGAGCCGGATCCTGGCCAAGCTCGACTGCGAGAACCGGGTGCAGGCCGCGCTGCTGGCGCGGGACGCCGGGCTGTAG